A genomic region of Barnesiella viscericola DSM 18177 contains the following coding sequences:
- the radA gene encoding DNA repair protein RadA, whose amino-acid sequence MAKTKSVYFCNNCGAESPKWIGRCPVCGEWNTYVEEVVSAKPASTGKGGYSLSGESKVRPQRIDEIQVTEESRIDLGNGELNRVLGGGLVRGSLVLIGGEPGIGKSTLILQTVLGLKGYKVLYVSGEESARQLKLRAERIGGSAPDCYIVCETSLEDIFVHIRNVNPDLVVIDSIQTIATSTMESSPGSVGQVRECAASLLKFAKQTNTPVLLVGHINKEGSIAGPKVLEHIVDTVLQFEGDRHYMYRILRSIKNRFGSTSELGIYEMRQNGLREVSNPSEMLLSQDHEGLSGVAIAVTIEGVRPFLIETQALVSTAAYGTPQRSATGFDLRRMNMLLAVLEKRVGFKLAQKDVFLNIAGGIKVNDPAMDLGVISAILSSNMDMAVETGTCMTGEVGLSGEIRPVNRIEQRILEAEKLGFKRMLIPQNNIKGFDTSRLSIELIPVRKVEEAFRQLFG is encoded by the coding sequence ATGGCAAAGACAAAATCGGTTTACTTTTGCAATAACTGCGGGGCAGAGTCGCCCAAATGGATAGGCCGCTGTCCGGTGTGCGGCGAGTGGAATACCTATGTCGAGGAGGTAGTGAGCGCCAAGCCCGCCTCGACAGGGAAGGGTGGATATAGCCTCTCGGGCGAGAGCAAGGTACGCCCCCAGCGTATCGACGAGATACAGGTGACCGAGGAATCACGTATCGACCTGGGAAACGGTGAACTCAACCGGGTGCTGGGCGGTGGACTCGTGCGCGGGTCGCTGGTGCTGATAGGCGGCGAGCCCGGTATAGGCAAGTCGACCCTTATCTTGCAGACCGTACTTGGGCTGAAAGGATATAAAGTATTATATGTGTCGGGCGAGGAGAGTGCCCGACAGTTGAAATTGCGGGCCGAGCGCATAGGCGGCAGCGCCCCCGACTGTTACATCGTGTGCGAGACTTCTCTCGAAGATATTTTTGTGCACATTCGCAACGTGAACCCCGACCTGGTGGTCATCGATTCGATACAGACCATCGCCACCTCGACCATGGAGTCGTCGCCCGGCAGCGTGGGTCAGGTGCGCGAGTGCGCCGCCTCGCTGTTGAAATTTGCCAAGCAGACCAATACGCCGGTATTGCTCGTGGGCCACATCAACAAGGAGGGGAGCATCGCCGGTCCCAAGGTGTTGGAACACATTGTCGACACGGTGTTGCAGTTCGAGGGCGACCGTCACTACATGTATCGCATCTTGCGCTCCATCAAGAACCGCTTCGGCAGCACGTCGGAGCTGGGCATCTACGAGATGCGGCAGAACGGTCTGCGCGAGGTCTCCAACCCTTCGGAGATGCTGCTCTCGCAAGACCACGAGGGGTTGAGCGGTGTCGCCATCGCCGTCACTATCGAGGGGGTACGTCCCTTCCTTATCGAGACCCAGGCTTTGGTGAGTACGGCAGCCTACGGCACTCCGCAGCGTTCGGCCACGGGGTTCGACCTGCGGCGCATGAACATGCTGTTGGCCGTGCTCGAAAAACGGGTGGGTTTCAAACTGGCGCAGAAAGATGTCTTTCTCAACATCGCCGGGGGTATCAAGGTCAACGACCCGGCCATGGACTTGGGGGTTATCAGTGCCATACTTTCGTCGAACATGGATATGGCCGTCGAAACCGGCACCTGTATGACCGGCGAGGTGGGGCTCTCGGGCGAGATACGGCCCGTCAACCGGATAGAGCAACGCATACTCGAAGCCGAGAAGCTGGGATTCAAGCGCATGCTTATCCCGCAAAACAACATCAAGGGATTCGACACCTCGCGACTCTCCATCGAACTGATTCCGGTGCGTAAGGTCGAGGAGGCCTTCCGCCAACTTTTCGGATAA
- a CDS encoding NAD(P)/FAD-dependent oxidoreductase, with translation MIQELQLRILPEQAASEQSIAAYVAREQGIDMRTIKSVRVLKRSIDARQRTVMINLKVRLYINEFPQDDEFPHIDYGDVSGKPQAVVVGAGPAGLFAALRLIELGVRPVVVERGKNVHDRRKDIARISREQRIDPESNYSFGEGGAGAFSDGKLYTRSKKRGNVDRILQIFCQHGASVSILSDAHPHIGTDKLPGVIERMRNRIIESGGEVHFETRMESLIVEDDEVRGIVTADGREFTGPVILATGHSARDVYYMLHDKGVELEAKGIAVGVRLEHPQQLIDTIQYHNPRGRGKYLPAAEYSFVTQVDGRGVYSFCMCPGGFVVPAASGPEQIVVNGMSPSTRGSAWANSGMVVEMQPEDFGEQFSAYGVLAGIKFQENLERQCYLNGNCKQTAPAQRMTDFVNRRNSYDLPRSSYSPGLIASPLHFWMPPFIVSRLQEGFKHFGKVSHGFLTHEAVMIGVETRTSSPVRIPRDRESMTHIRLRGLYPCGEGAGYAGGIVSAAIDGERCAEALAAHFTGKPL, from the coding sequence ATGATTCAGGAACTGCAACTACGTATTTTGCCCGAGCAGGCCGCTTCGGAACAGAGCATTGCGGCTTATGTGGCTCGTGAGCAAGGAATAGATATGCGCACCATAAAGAGCGTACGGGTGCTGAAGCGTTCGATCGACGCCCGCCAGCGTACCGTGATGATTAACTTGAAGGTGCGCTTGTACATCAACGAATTTCCGCAGGACGACGAATTCCCGCACATCGACTATGGCGACGTGTCGGGCAAGCCGCAGGCGGTGGTGGTGGGAGCCGGTCCGGCCGGATTGTTTGCCGCCCTGCGCCTGATCGAGCTGGGCGTGCGTCCCGTGGTTGTCGAGCGGGGGAAGAATGTGCACGACCGTCGCAAGGACATTGCCCGCATCAGCCGCGAGCAGCGCATCGACCCCGAGTCGAATTACAGCTTTGGCGAGGGTGGAGCCGGCGCCTTCTCCGACGGTAAGCTCTATACCCGCAGTAAAAAGCGGGGAAATGTCGACCGCATTCTTCAAATCTTCTGCCAGCATGGTGCCTCGGTGTCGATACTCTCCGACGCCCACCCGCACATCGGGACCGACAAGTTGCCGGGTGTCATCGAACGAATGCGCAACCGCATTATCGAGTCGGGGGGCGAGGTGCATTTCGAGACCCGCATGGAGAGTCTGATTGTCGAAGACGACGAGGTGCGGGGTATCGTCACGGCCGACGGACGGGAGTTTACAGGCCCCGTGATTCTGGCTACCGGCCATTCGGCGCGCGATGTATACTATATGTTGCACGACAAGGGGGTAGAGCTCGAAGCCAAGGGTATCGCCGTGGGTGTGCGTCTGGAACACCCCCAACAGCTCATCGACACGATACAGTATCACAACCCCCGGGGGCGCGGCAAGTATCTGCCGGCCGCCGAGTATAGCTTTGTGACTCAGGTCGACGGGCGGGGTGTCTATTCGTTCTGCATGTGTCCCGGCGGTTTTGTGGTACCGGCCGCCAGCGGCCCCGAACAGATTGTGGTCAACGGCATGTCGCCCTCGACGCGAGGTTCGGCGTGGGCCAACTCGGGTATGGTAGTCGAGATGCAGCCCGAAGATTTTGGCGAGCAGTTCTCGGCCTACGGTGTGCTGGCCGGTATCAAGTTTCAGGAGAATCTCGAACGCCAGTGCTATCTGAACGGGAATTGCAAACAGACGGCTCCGGCCCAGCGCATGACCGACTTTGTCAACCGCCGCAACTCCTACGACTTACCCCGTTCTTCCTATTCTCCGGGGCTCATCGCCTCGCCGTTGCACTTCTGGATGCCCCCCTTCATCGTGTCACGTCTGCAAGAAGGATTCAAACATTTCGGCAAGGTATCGCACGGTTTCCTGACGCATGAGGCGGTGATGATAGGGGTGGAGACCCGCACCTCGTCGCCGGTGCGGATACCGCGTGACCGGGAGTCGATGACCCATATCCGTCTGCGGGGGCTCTATCCCTGCGGCGAGGGAGCCGGTTATGCCGGGGGTATCGTGTCGGCCGCTATCGACGGTGAGCGTTGTGCCGAGGCGTTGGCCGCCCATTTCACCGGTAAACCATTGTAA
- a CDS encoding MBL fold metallo-hydrolase, producing MMKLTYLFHSGFLLEADGFAVVFDYYREGRALLDNLLHREQPLYVLVSHEHRDHYNPEVLAWHRQNNRVCYIFPREMEGRRELADLPQTVFLSRGESYADERLQVTAFGSTDLGASYEVVIGKRTVFHAGDLNNWHWADESTEAEVREAEEAYRAELDYLARRVTRFDVAMFPVDARLGSDYMRGARQFVERFEVGVFVPMHFYPAVVKAEAFASIARQHGARFVLLSHTGDSIEL from the coding sequence ATGATGAAACTGACCTATCTTTTTCATAGCGGTTTTTTGCTCGAAGCCGACGGTTTTGCCGTCGTGTTCGACTATTATCGGGAGGGTAGGGCTCTGCTCGACAATCTGCTGCACCGGGAGCAACCCCTCTATGTGCTGGTATCGCACGAGCATCGCGACCATTACAACCCCGAAGTGCTGGCATGGCACCGGCAGAACAACCGGGTTTGTTATATCTTCCCCCGGGAGATGGAGGGGCGTCGCGAATTGGCCGACCTGCCCCAGACCGTATTTCTAAGTAGGGGAGAATCCTATGCCGACGAGCGGTTGCAGGTAACCGCCTTCGGGTCGACCGATCTGGGCGCTTCGTATGAGGTCGTCATCGGCAAGCGGACGGTTTTCCACGCCGGCGACTTGAACAACTGGCATTGGGCCGACGAGTCGACCGAGGCCGAGGTGCGCGAAGCCGAGGAGGCCTATCGGGCCGAACTCGACTATCTGGCGCGTCGGGTCACCCGCTTCGACGTAGCGATGTTTCCCGTCGACGCCCGGTTGGGCAGCGATTATATGCGCGGTGCCCGGCAGTTTGTCGAGCGGTTCGAAGTGGGGGTGTTCGTCCCCATGCACTTCTATCCCGCCGTGGTTAAGGCCGAAGCCTTCGCTTCCATAGCCCGGCAGCACGGCGCCCGGTTTGTCTTGCTGA